One window from the genome of Mucilaginibacter ginsenosidivorans encodes:
- a CDS encoding cation diffusion facilitator family transporter → MSAGHDHSHSHGHGHHHHDHTPKLDHLNTAFIVGIILNSAFVVLEVIAGLWSHSLSLLTDAGHNLSDVAGLALALLAFKLSKVGSSREYTYGYKRSTIIVSFFNALVLFIAVGFIGYEAIMRFIHQETVEGGTMAWVAFAGIGVNAFTAYLFVKDKDKDLNVKGAYLHMAVDAIVSFGVVVSGAIIYFTKLYWIDSVVSLIVAIVILRGTWSLLIDSLRLEMDGVPKEMDLEKIKQELKKADGVLDVHHVHVWALSTTENALTAHLVIDPGSALSFDNIKHDLRHRLEHLSISHSTFEPEFENEKCVKVGC, encoded by the coding sequence ATGTCAGCAGGTCACGATCATTCGCATTCCCATGGACATGGGCATCATCACCACGATCACACCCCGAAACTGGATCATCTGAATACCGCCTTTATTGTGGGTATTATTTTGAATTCGGCTTTTGTGGTATTGGAAGTAATAGCCGGTTTGTGGAGCCATTCGCTTTCCCTGTTAACCGATGCCGGCCACAATTTAAGCGACGTTGCTGGTCTTGCGCTGGCGCTGCTTGCCTTTAAACTGAGTAAAGTTGGTTCGAGCCGCGAATATACTTACGGCTACAAACGTTCCACCATTATCGTATCTTTTTTTAATGCCCTGGTGCTTTTCATCGCCGTCGGCTTCATCGGCTACGAGGCCATTATGCGTTTTATCCACCAGGAAACCGTAGAAGGCGGTACCATGGCCTGGGTGGCATTTGCCGGCATAGGCGTTAATGCATTTACCGCTTACCTTTTTGTAAAAGACAAAGATAAGGACCTGAATGTAAAAGGCGCTTACCTGCACATGGCGGTAGATGCCATTGTATCATTCGGCGTGGTGGTATCAGGTGCCATCATATACTTTACCAAATTATATTGGATAGACAGCGTTGTGAGCCTTATTGTGGCCATCGTGATCCTGCGCGGTACATGGAGCCTGCTGATCGACAGCCTTCGCCTGGAGATGGACGGCGTACCAAAAGAAATGGACCTGGAAAAGATCAAACAGGAACTCAAAAAAGCGGATGGCGTGCTTGATGTTCACCATGTCCATGTGTGGGCACTCAGCACCACGGAAAACGCCTTAACGGCACATTTGGTGATAGACCCAGGATCGGCGTTGTCTTTTGACAACATCAAACACGATCTGCGTCACCGGCTGGAACATTTATCCATCAGCCACAGCACTTTCGAGCCGGAGTTTGAAAATGAGAAATGTGTAAAGGTGGGGTGTTAA
- a CDS encoding purine-nucleoside phosphorylase — MLESIEQTTSYIKHRIGDFEPEVGIILGTGLGGLVSEIEVEKQLMYSNIPDFPISTLEFHAGKLIFGTLAGKKVVAMQGRLHYYEGYTMQQITFPVRVMKMLGIKTLCVSNASGALNPEFRKGDLMVIEDHINLQPLNPLTGRNESELGPRFPDMSEPYKAPLIKKALKIAADNNITCHKGVYVAVTGPNLETKAEYRYLRIIGGDAVGMSTVPEVIVANHMGLPVFAISVLTDEGFPENLHPVSLEEILAVAHEAEPKMTLILKKLIAGL, encoded by the coding sequence ATGTTAGAGAGCATAGAACAAACCACATCATACATTAAACACCGCATCGGCGATTTTGAGCCGGAGGTGGGTATAATTTTAGGAACAGGGCTTGGCGGTCTTGTCAGCGAGATCGAGGTTGAAAAACAGCTGATGTATTCCAATATCCCCGACTTTCCGATATCCACCCTGGAGTTTCATGCCGGAAAATTGATATTCGGTACGCTTGCCGGAAAGAAGGTGGTAGCTATGCAGGGCAGGCTGCATTATTACGAAGGCTATACTATGCAGCAGATCACGTTCCCGGTTAGGGTAATGAAGATGCTGGGAATAAAAACACTGTGTGTATCCAATGCCAGCGGCGCGCTTAATCCCGAATTCCGCAAGGGCGACCTGATGGTAATCGAGGACCACATTAACCTGCAACCTTTAAACCCGCTTACCGGCAGGAACGAGTCGGAGCTTGGGCCCCGTTTCCCGGATATGAGCGAACCGTATAAAGCGCCGCTGATAAAAAAGGCATTGAAGATAGCCGCTGATAACAATATAACTTGTCATAAGGGAGTTTATGTAGCGGTTACAGGCCCCAATTTGGAGACAAAAGCCGAATACCGGTATCTCCGTATCATAGGTGGCGACGCCGTTGGAATGAGTACCGTGCCCGAAGTGATCGTAGCCAATCACATGGGGCTGCCCGTTTTCGCTATATCGGTATTGACAGATGAGGGCTTTCCGGAAAATCTTCACCCGGTTTCGCTTGAAGAAATATTGGCAGTGGCGCATGAGGCCGAACCCAAAATGACATTGATACTTAAAAAATTGATTGCCGGCCTTTAA
- a CDS encoding putative porin, whose product MLKRIKYILLLLFCMSAGYAFAQYPPSNQNYPGRQQRPSFNNTDTSTNRASKNLTGDQEIDAERKKEESRHDSVVFTSKFIRVTNERLLSDSTQVFPLDTGLTNFENYSPLYQPRSPKISLGSLGLPERPLLFEPGRTIGFDPGVHFLDAYLLAPEDINYYKARAPYTNLSLFSSGVKEQLFKVTHTQNINPQLNIGANLNVIGSHGFYPRQNVSEISGAVFSWYESKSKRYNLLANVIWNNMKTPENGSILNDSLFTAPQNSYTTAQNQPIRLQNSSDVIRTKGIYLKNYYYIGKIDSTKKKGVSSSVLPTQRVGYTFYYNTSKYLFLQNEPDTYGVFPDYYFSAKYSHDSLAVTHLQNSFSYSFYLRGKSTGVIKNEVKLDLGLVQDIWGYKQFVTDTGIINTYGRIIQQDKKQNNSFQDLTVKARAGYRFSNRILLDVDLQQVAQGRDFGDFLYDAKLTLSGGRKAGRIILGAYSQNSSPPLVYTDWVSNHFIFHNKFSNQKINSVSFNYVNDALQLDLKAEYFLISDYLYFTAQPNGIDATPAQLHGPINLLKVSLGKNLTFRKWHFDNYVVYQKTDNESVLRTPEVYTYSSLYYSMFLFHVLHSNLGTNVRFNTAYVAPSYAVGLGQFYNSTPNVTFSSYPVASVFFKATLIRTNLFIQYDYANQGLFSKGYYMVNRYPGPNSLLKIGVSWTFYN is encoded by the coding sequence ATGCTAAAGCGAATAAAATATATCCTCCTGTTGCTGTTTTGTATGTCGGCAGGCTATGCTTTTGCGCAGTATCCGCCATCGAACCAGAATTATCCCGGCAGGCAGCAGCGCCCCAGTTTTAACAATACAGATACTTCGACCAATAGGGCCAGCAAGAATTTAACTGGCGACCAGGAAATAGACGCGGAACGGAAAAAAGAAGAAAGCCGGCACGACTCGGTTGTTTTTACATCAAAGTTTATAAGAGTTACCAATGAACGCCTGTTAAGTGATAGCACCCAGGTGTTTCCGCTGGATACCGGTTTGACCAATTTTGAGAATTACAGCCCGTTGTATCAGCCACGGAGCCCAAAAATAAGTTTAGGGAGCCTTGGCTTGCCCGAAAGGCCGCTGTTATTTGAACCGGGCCGCACCATAGGATTCGATCCCGGTGTGCATTTCCTTGATGCTTATTTATTAGCGCCGGAGGATATAAATTACTACAAAGCGAGAGCACCCTATACCAATCTGTCCCTTTTCTCGAGCGGGGTGAAGGAGCAATTGTTCAAGGTTACCCATACACAGAATATAAACCCGCAGCTGAACATTGGTGCAAACCTGAATGTGATAGGTTCGCACGGGTTTTACCCGAGACAAAATGTCAGCGAAATAAGCGGTGCGGTGTTTAGCTGGTACGAATCAAAAAGTAAGCGGTACAACCTGCTGGCCAACGTTATCTGGAACAATATGAAAACGCCGGAGAACGGATCGATACTCAACGATTCGCTTTTTACCGCGCCGCAAAACTCTTATACAACGGCTCAAAACCAGCCGATACGGCTGCAAAATTCGTCGGATGTGATACGGACAAAAGGGATATACCTGAAGAATTACTATTATATCGGCAAGATAGACAGTACGAAAAAAAAGGGTGTTAGTTCCAGTGTACTGCCGACACAGCGTGTTGGTTATACTTTTTACTATAACACCAGCAAATACCTGTTCCTGCAGAACGAACCTGATACCTACGGCGTATTTCCCGATTATTATTTCAGCGCAAAATACTCGCACGATTCGCTTGCTGTCACGCATTTGCAGAACAGCTTTTCCTATAGTTTTTACCTGAGGGGTAAATCGACTGGTGTCATCAAAAATGAGGTAAAGCTTGATCTGGGCCTGGTGCAGGATATTTGGGGCTACAAGCAATTTGTGACCGATACGGGTATCATCAATACTTACGGGCGCATTATACAGCAAGACAAGAAACAAAACAATTCGTTCCAGGACCTTACAGTAAAAGCACGGGCAGGTTACCGTTTCAGCAACAGGATATTACTTGACGTAGACCTGCAGCAGGTAGCGCAGGGCCGCGATTTTGGCGATTTCCTGTACGATGCAAAGCTAACCCTTTCGGGCGGGAGAAAAGCTGGCAGGATAATATTGGGAGCCTATTCGCAGAACAGTTCGCCCCCGCTGGTTTATACCGACTGGGTATCCAACCACTTCATCTTTCATAATAAGTTCAGCAACCAAAAAATCAACAGTGTATCGTTCAATTATGTTAACGATGCCCTGCAGCTTGATCTGAAAGCTGAATATTTTTTGATAAGCGATTACCTATACTTTACCGCGCAGCCTAACGGTATCGATGCTACTCCCGCTCAGTTGCACGGGCCTATTAACCTGTTAAAAGTAAGCCTGGGTAAAAATCTTACTTTCCGTAAGTGGCATTTTGATAATTATGTAGTGTATCAGAAAACTGATAACGAGTCTGTATTGCGCACACCGGAAGTGTATACCTATAGCAGCCTGTATTATTCCATGTTCCTGTTCCATGTGCTGCACAGCAACCTGGGCACCAACGTACGTTTTAACACCGCCTATGTAGCGCCATCATACGCGGTTGGCCTGGGACAATTTTATAACAGCACACCAAACGTCACCTTTTCATCTTACCCTGTAGCTTCGGTGTTTTTCAAAGCGACGCTTATACGCACCAACCTGTTTATCCAGTACGATTATGCCAATCAGGGGTTATTCAGCAAAGGCTATTACATGGTGAACCGCTACCCCGGGCCAAACAGTTTGCTGAAGATAGGCGTGTCGTGGACGTTTTATAATTGA
- a CDS encoding peptidylprolyl isomerase → MSKAIIKTAKGEMTVEFYDKDAPNTVANFKKLAKEGFYDGLTFHRVIPNFVIQGGCPYSRSPETAYKAGSGGPGYHIDCELTGDNQYHDRGVLSMAHAGRNTGGSQFFICHSRTNTAHLDRNHTCFGKVVENVDVVDDIRQGDKILSIEVIED, encoded by the coding sequence ATGAGCAAAGCAATAATAAAGACTGCCAAAGGCGAAATGACCGTTGAGTTTTACGACAAGGATGCGCCAAATACCGTAGCAAATTTTAAGAAACTGGCCAAAGAAGGTTTTTATGACGGATTGACTTTTCACCGCGTGATACCGAATTTTGTGATACAGGGCGGGTGCCCATACTCGCGCAGCCCCGAAACCGCTTATAAAGCCGGCAGCGGTGGCCCGGGCTACCACATTGATTGTGAACTGACCGGCGACAACCAATACCACGATCGTGGTGTATTATCCATGGCACACGCAGGACGTAATACAGGTGGTTCGCAATTTTTTATCTGCCACAGCCGCACCAATACAGCTCACCTCGACAGGAACCATACCTGCTTTGGTAAAGTGGTTGAGAACGTTGACGTGGTTGACGATATCCGCCAGGGTGATAAGATATTGAGTATCGAGGTAATTGAGGATTAA
- a CDS encoding serine hydrolase → MKFKLSLLLLMISSALFAQTDKKLTLQLQDAVKGFNGQVGIYVKNLKTGKYAEINADTLFPTASMIKVSIQCGVMDKIEKGELQYNQKLIYRDSLLYPGEDILGSFKDKDTIELSKAVLLMITMSDNTASTWLQKIVTGEYINNWLEQNGFKVMRVNSRVKGREKIRARYGWGVSTPREMCRLFTMIRDGEAVSPAASERMYRNLGRIFWDDKALSQIPPYVNTASKQGALDESKSETVLVNAPHGDYVFSIITNNNKDQRWVPDNEADILIRKVSALLWHYYEPKSTWKPADGITKYMLNE, encoded by the coding sequence ATGAAATTTAAATTGTCCTTACTGTTATTGATGATCTCATCAGCCTTATTCGCCCAAACCGACAAAAAATTAACCTTGCAACTGCAGGATGCCGTCAAGGGCTTCAACGGCCAGGTGGGCATTTACGTGAAGAATTTAAAAACCGGGAAATACGCGGAGATCAATGCCGATACTCTGTTCCCGACTGCCAGCATGATCAAAGTGAGCATTCAATGCGGGGTGATGGATAAGATAGAAAAGGGCGAACTCCAATACAACCAGAAACTCATCTACCGCGATTCTCTCCTTTATCCCGGCGAGGACATTTTAGGGTCGTTTAAGGATAAAGACACGATAGAACTGAGCAAGGCCGTTTTGCTGATGATCACCATGAGCGATAACACCGCCAGCACCTGGCTGCAAAAGATAGTAACCGGCGAATATATCAACAACTGGCTCGAACAAAACGGGTTTAAAGTGATGCGCGTGAACTCAAGGGTAAAGGGCCGCGAGAAGATACGCGCCCGCTACGGCTGGGGCGTAAGCACGCCGCGCGAGATGTGCCGACTGTTCACCATGATACGCGACGGTGAAGCCGTCAGCCCGGCAGCCAGCGAACGCATGTACCGCAACCTGGGACGTATCTTCTGGGACGACAAGGCCCTTTCCCAAATACCGCCGTATGTGAACACCGCCAGCAAGCAGGGCGCCCTGGACGAGTCGAAATCGGAAACGGTGCTGGTGAACGCCCCGCATGGCGACTATGTATTCTCCATCATCACCAACAACAATAAGGACCAGCGCTGGGTGCCGGATAACGAGGCCGATATCCTTATCCGCAAAGTATCAGCCCTGCTATGGCATTATTACGAACCCAAAAGCACCTGGAAGCCAGCCGACGGTATAACCAAATATATGCTGAACGAATAA
- the rlmH gene encoding 23S rRNA (pseudouridine(1915)-N(3))-methyltransferase RlmH, with translation MKITLLIIGKTEENWLKEGIDKYLKRLKFYGKVEIAEIPELKNTKALTRDQQKAKEAELILKRLLPTDHIILLDEKGVQLTSRQFAEYLDKKAVSPVSNLVFIVGGPYGFDESVYQKANDKLSLSKMTFSHQMVRLFFAEQLYRAFTILKGEPYHHD, from the coding sequence ATGAAGATCACGCTGCTGATAATCGGCAAAACGGAAGAGAACTGGTTAAAAGAGGGTATAGACAAATACCTGAAACGTCTGAAATTTTACGGCAAGGTTGAAATTGCCGAAATACCGGAACTAAAAAACACCAAAGCGCTTACACGGGACCAACAAAAAGCAAAGGAGGCGGAGCTTATCCTGAAACGCCTGCTGCCCACCGACCATATTATCCTGCTGGATGAAAAAGGTGTACAACTGACATCGCGGCAGTTTGCGGAGTATCTCGACAAAAAAGCGGTTAGCCCGGTGAGCAACCTTGTGTTTATTGTCGGGGGGCCTTACGGCTTTGACGAATCGGTTTACCAAAAAGCTAATGATAAGCTGTCGCTGTCAAAAATGACATTCTCGCACCAGATGGTACGCCTGTTTTTTGCCGAGCAGCTTTACCGGGCCTTCACCATCCTGAAAGGCGAGCCCTATCATCACGATTGA
- a CDS encoding DUF5606 family protein produces the protein MNLRGIVAVAGKPGLWKALAQNKTGFILESLDVQKIKLVVNLSTAKIAALDEITIFGDEEDIRLVDIFERMKTLKSVPDAKADGKVLRQLFREVAADHDEEKVYASDMKKIVSWYHIMKDMPLFSEEPPAEVAAEEPVKEEVVATAPAEEKKEPKKEKKGKKEGEEKKEEAKVVKTKK, from the coding sequence ATGAATTTACGAGGAATAGTAGCTGTAGCGGGTAAACCAGGTTTATGGAAGGCCCTGGCTCAGAATAAAACGGGCTTTATACTGGAAAGCTTGGATGTGCAGAAAATCAAGTTGGTTGTCAACCTGTCGACCGCTAAAATAGCGGCGCTGGACGAGATCACCATTTTTGGTGACGAAGAGGATATCAGGCTGGTGGATATATTCGAGCGGATGAAGACCCTTAAAAGTGTTCCCGATGCGAAGGCCGATGGTAAAGTGCTGCGCCAGCTTTTCAGGGAGGTAGCGGCCGATCATGATGAAGAAAAAGTTTATGCCTCTGATATGAAAAAGATCGTATCGTGGTATCACATCATGAAAGATATGCCGCTGTTCAGTGAAGAACCACCTGCGGAAGTTGCTGCCGAAGAACCGGTAAAAGAAGAAGTAGTTGCTACTGCCCCTGCGGAGGAAAAGAAAGAACCCAAAAAAGAGAAAAAGGGCAAAAAAGAGGGCGAAGAAAAAAAGGAAGAGGCTAAAGTAGTCAAGACTAAGAAATAA
- a CDS encoding asparagine synthetase B: MKRNTLCFLFFAFCFLPIMAKAASILIPMDEEQKDHLKSYGIAYWTLKNGEEVDWLLNYRGGSFMLKYNQAVENECKVRGVSYEVLPDAKVNEIITQVSDPSVNMDLVKLEKAPRMAVYSPKNKLPWDDAVTMVLKYAEIPYDVVYDEEVIRGDLPKYDWLHLHHEDFTGQYSKFYGSFRYAQWYNDDVKIQEATAHKLGFKKVSQMKLAVAERIRDFCAGGGFLFAMCSGTDTFDIALAAANTDICESMFDGDAADPDAQSKLDFTQTFAFQNFTLDMNPMSHQFSNIDVTSTRQVERERDFFTLFDFSAKWDVVPSMLTQNHDKVIKGFMGLTTAFNEKLLKPGVTIMGEMKTGNEARYIHGEYGKGQWTFYGGHDPEDYQHVVGDPPTDLKLHPNSPGYRLILNNVLFPAAKKKKQKT, from the coding sequence ATGAAGCGTAATACCCTTTGCTTTCTGTTTTTCGCTTTCTGCTTTCTGCCCATAATGGCAAAAGCCGCGTCTATCCTCATCCCGATGGACGAAGAACAAAAGGATCACCTTAAATCCTACGGCATCGCCTACTGGACGCTTAAGAACGGTGAGGAGGTCGACTGGTTGTTGAATTACCGCGGCGGCAGCTTCATGCTGAAATATAACCAGGCGGTGGAGAATGAATGCAAAGTGCGCGGGGTGAGTTACGAGGTGCTGCCGGATGCCAAAGTGAACGAGATCATCACCCAGGTTAGCGACCCATCGGTAAATATGGACCTGGTGAAGCTGGAAAAGGCGCCCCGTATGGCGGTTTATTCCCCCAAAAATAAACTGCCCTGGGACGACGCCGTTACCATGGTCCTTAAATATGCCGAGATACCCTACGATGTGGTTTATGACGAAGAAGTAATACGGGGCGACCTGCCAAAGTATGATTGGCTGCACCTGCACCACGAGGATTTTACCGGGCAATACAGTAAATTCTATGGCTCGTTCCGCTATGCGCAATGGTATAACGACGATGTGAAAATACAGGAAGCTACAGCGCATAAACTGGGCTTTAAAAAAGTATCACAAATGAAACTCGCCGTGGCTGAGCGGATACGCGATTTTTGCGCAGGGGGCGGGTTCCTGTTTGCCATGTGCTCGGGTACCGATACCTTTGATATTGCCCTTGCAGCGGCAAATACTGATATCTGCGAGAGCATGTTTGATGGCGACGCTGCCGACCCGGATGCGCAAAGCAAACTGGATTTTACACAAACCTTCGCGTTTCAGAATTTCACGCTGGATATGAACCCCATGTCGCACCAGTTCAGCAATATCGACGTCACTTCCACCCGGCAGGTAGAGCGGGAACGCGACTTTTTTACGCTGTTCGATTTTTCGGCAAAGTGGGATGTGGTGCCCAGTATGCTTACCCAAAATCATGACAAGGTGATCAAAGGCTTTATGGGACTGACAACAGCCTTTAACGAGAAGTTATTGAAACCTGGCGTAACCATTATGGGCGAAATGAAAACCGGCAACGAGGCCCGCTATATACACGGCGAATACGGCAAGGGCCAGTGGACCTTCTACGGCGGCCACGACCCGGAGGATTACCAGCACGTAGTAGGCGACCCCCCTACCGATTTGAAACTGCACCCCAATTCGCCGGGCTACCGCCTGATCCTGAACAATGTGCTGTTCCCCGCGGCTAAGAAGAAGAAGCAGAAAACGTGA
- a CDS encoding aspartyl/asparaginyl beta-hydroxylase domain-containing protein, whose product MHQILIELISVKFIILYILVISTVIVHYRGKVRYKFFRQLTDHSTFMAPINVPMYALSGVENKPYIKTSNFPQLDALRNNWQVIRDEALQLEREELIKGSDKYNDAGFNSFFRRGWKRFYLKWYNDFHPSAKKYCPQTCELIKGIPQVKAAMFAVLPAGSELLQHRDPYAGSLRYHLGLITPNSEKCHIIVDGQSYAWKDGEDVIFDETYIHWAENKTDIDRIILFCDIQRPVKTIFGRAWNKFFGWFIMASGASPNMGGDKTGNINKAFKYVYSIRRLGKAIKAYNRRLYYAIKYLLVLVILYFAFFRWIINLIFKH is encoded by the coding sequence ATGCATCAGATACTGATCGAACTCATCTCGGTAAAATTTATCATTTTATACATCCTGGTCATTTCCACTGTTATCGTTCACTACCGCGGTAAGGTTCGCTACAAGTTTTTCAGGCAATTAACCGACCATTCTACCTTCATGGCGCCTATTAACGTGCCCATGTATGCACTGTCGGGGGTCGAGAACAAGCCTTATATCAAAACATCCAATTTCCCGCAACTGGATGCCCTGCGTAACAACTGGCAAGTGATACGTGACGAGGCTTTGCAACTCGAGCGGGAGGAACTGATCAAAGGCTCGGACAAATACAACGATGCAGGGTTCAATTCATTTTTCAGGCGCGGCTGGAAACGGTTTTACCTGAAATGGTATAACGATTTTCACCCTTCTGCAAAAAAATACTGCCCGCAAACCTGCGAGCTGATCAAAGGTATTCCACAGGTAAAAGCCGCCATGTTTGCCGTGTTGCCCGCCGGAAGCGAATTGTTGCAGCACCGCGACCCTTATGCCGGCTCGCTGCGTTACCACCTTGGGTTGATCACGCCGAATTCTGAAAAATGCCATATCATCGTCGACGGGCAAAGCTATGCCTGGAAAGACGGCGAAGATGTGATCTTCGACGAAACCTATATTCATTGGGCCGAAAATAAGACAGATATAGACCGGATCATCCTGTTTTGCGACATCCAGCGACCGGTAAAAACCATTTTCGGCAGGGCATGGAATAAGTTCTTCGGCTGGTTTATCATGGCCTCGGGCGCATCGCCTAACATGGGCGGCGATAAAACAGGAAATATCAATAAGGCATTCAAGTATGTATACTCTATCAGGCGGCTCGGCAAGGCTATAAAAGCTTACAACCGCAGGCTATATTATGCCATTAAATACTTGCTGGTGCTGGTTATCCTGTACTTCGCTTTTTTCAGGTGGATCATAAATCTGATTTTTAAACACTAA
- the lpxK gene encoding tetraacyldisaccharide 4'-kinase — protein MKNLRWLLLPFSLIYGLVVIIRNWLYDGGLLKSREFTIPVICVGNLDIGGAGKSPMTEYLIRLLKTHNKLATLSRGYGRTTRGFLTATTTATAAEIGDEPSQFKHKFPDITVAVCEDRANGIQHLKKEHNLVILDDGYQHRAVKPGFSVLMFDYGKIYDPHWLLPAGNMREPFSGRWRGDILVVSKCPENISIAEQTSIAERLEPLPFQALFFTSIAYQPLQDINGKKAHISPDADTIVFLLTGIANPAPLVRHITSITPHIIHHNYPDHHRFSLKNIAKLADEFEACTAQKKVIITTEKDAQRLGEHELRAAVEKLPVMVLPVSVSFLNNSGPGFDQLVTAYVREHRTNHIIH, from the coding sequence ATGAAGAACCTGCGCTGGCTATTACTCCCTTTCTCGCTTATTTACGGCCTGGTCGTGATTATCCGTAACTGGCTTTATGACGGGGGATTATTAAAAAGCAGGGAGTTCACCATCCCGGTGATTTGCGTGGGTAACCTTGACATCGGTGGAGCCGGTAAATCGCCCATGACAGAATATCTCATCCGCCTGCTCAAAACGCACAATAAACTCGCCACTTTGAGTCGCGGTTATGGTCGGACAACCCGGGGCTTCCTAACTGCCACTACCACTGCAACTGCCGCTGAAATTGGTGACGAACCATCTCAATTCAAACATAAATTCCCGGACATTACCGTTGCTGTTTGCGAAGACAGGGCAAACGGTATACAGCACCTGAAAAAAGAACACAACCTGGTGATACTGGATGACGGCTACCAGCACAGGGCAGTAAAGCCGGGCTTTAGTGTACTGATGTTCGATTATGGCAAAATATACGACCCGCATTGGCTGTTGCCGGCGGGCAATATGCGCGAACCATTCAGCGGGCGCTGGCGGGGCGACATATTGGTAGTAAGCAAATGCCCGGAAAATATATCGATAGCCGAGCAAACCAGTATTGCCGAGCGGCTGGAGCCATTACCCTTCCAGGCGCTGTTCTTTACCTCGATAGCTTACCAGCCTTTGCAGGATATAAACGGTAAGAAAGCTCACATCTCGCCGGATGCTGATACAATTGTTTTTTTGCTGACAGGTATTGCCAATCCTGCACCCCTGGTACGGCACATTACAAGTATCACCCCGCACATTATTCATCATAATTATCCCGATCATCACCGCTTTAGCTTAAAAAATATCGCTAAACTTGCCGATGAATTTGAAGCCTGCACAGCGCAAAAAAAAGTGATCATCACAACAGAAAAGGATGCGCAGCGTTTAGGTGAACACGAATTAAGGGCCGCGGTTGAAAAATTACCGGTTATGGTATTACCGGTTTCGGTTAGTTTTTTGAACAACAGCGGACCCGGTTTCGATCAATTAGTTACAGCATATGTTAGAGAGCATAGAACAAACCACATCATACATTAA